In Pirellulales bacterium, a genomic segment contains:
- a CDS encoding ATP-binding cassette domain-containing protein, protein MLVETRALSKIYGPKTALDHCDLDIPQGEVLGLLGPNGAGKTTLLRLLMGYLRPSAGRATIDGLDCYRDSVAVHHRVAYLPGDARLFGQMRGRDVLRFFCEVRRESNLSRAVAFAERLELDLSGQVSSFSTGMRQKLALAAVLAADTPLLILDEPTANLDPTVRSDVVAIVRESQQAGRTVIFSSHVLDEVEDACSRVCILRKGKVVHTQVMSELRQQHRITARLTAALPPVPARLAGEIQVFYDGPDAVRIETPGELSPLLGWLATLPLAEVRIEPFRLRSIYDRFHGAEVQ, encoded by the coding sequence GTGCTGGTCGAAACCCGAGCGCTCTCGAAAATCTACGGCCCCAAGACGGCGCTGGACCATTGCGACCTGGATATCCCGCAGGGCGAGGTTCTGGGCCTCCTCGGGCCCAATGGCGCCGGCAAGACGACGCTATTGCGCCTGCTGATGGGCTATCTGCGGCCAAGCGCGGGCCGGGCCACGATCGACGGTCTTGATTGCTACCGCGACAGCGTGGCCGTGCATCATCGCGTGGCGTATCTGCCGGGCGACGCGCGACTATTCGGCCAGATGCGCGGCCGTGACGTGCTGCGGTTCTTTTGCGAAGTGCGGCGCGAATCGAATCTCAGCCGAGCGGTTGCCTTCGCCGAACGCTTGGAGCTCGACCTGTCAGGCCAGGTCTCTTCGTTCTCGACGGGCATGCGGCAGAAGCTGGCGTTGGCTGCCGTGCTGGCCGCGGATACGCCGCTGTTGATCCTCGACGAACCGACAGCCAATCTCGACCCCACCGTGCGCAGCGACGTCGTGGCGATTGTTCGCGAATCGCAACAAGCCGGACGGACCGTGATTTTTTCCTCGCACGTGCTCGATGAAGTCGAAGATGCCTGCAGCCGCGTTTGCATCTTGCGCAAAGGGAAAGTGGTACACACACAAGTGATGAGCGAGCTGAGACAGCAGCATCGCATCACGGCGCGGCTGACGGCCGCCTTGCCCCCCGTGCCCGCGCGATTGGCCGGCGAGATTCAGGTGTTTTACGATGGGCCGGACGCGGTGCGCATCGAAACGCCCGGCGAGCTTTCGCCGCTGCTGGGATGGTTGGCGACGCTGCCGCTGGCCGAGGTGCGGATCGAGCCGTTCCGCTTGCGCTCAATCTACGACCGCTTTCACGGGGCCGAGGTGCAGTGA
- a CDS encoding uracil-DNA glycosylase, which produces MAPRTPKGTVDEAPHERSAALDVIRREVAACTLCTELATTRTQTVFGVGNPRPRLVFMGEAPGADEDRQGEPFVGRAGQLLNKIIEACTMRREDVYILNTLKCRPPGNRNPAPQEADSCRGFLDRQLQVLQPEYICCLGAVAAQNLLRTPESIGRLRGRFHDYNGIRVLCTYHPAYLLRNPAAKKDCWQDMQILLAAMGIELPGKDKG; this is translated from the coding sequence GTGGCGCCGCGAACACCAAAGGGGACGGTCGATGAAGCTCCCCACGAGCGATCAGCGGCGCTCGACGTGATCCGTCGCGAGGTGGCGGCCTGCACGCTGTGTACGGAGCTGGCCACGACCCGCACGCAAACCGTTTTCGGCGTGGGCAACCCGCGGCCTCGCCTGGTATTCATGGGCGAGGCGCCCGGCGCGGACGAAGATCGGCAGGGGGAGCCTTTCGTAGGTCGCGCGGGTCAATTGCTGAACAAGATTATCGAAGCCTGCACGATGCGCCGCGAAGACGTGTACATTCTCAACACGCTCAAGTGCCGGCCGCCCGGCAATCGCAACCCAGCGCCGCAGGAAGCCGATAGCTGTCGCGGCTTTCTCGATCGTCAACTGCAGGTCCTGCAACCGGAATACATTTGCTGCTTGGGGGCGGTGGCGGCGCAAAACCTGCTTCGGACACCTGAATCGATCGGCCGGCTGCGCGGCCGATTTCACGATTACAACGGCATCCGCGTGCTGTGTACCTATCACCCGGCCTACTTGCTGCGCAATCCGGCGGCGAAAAAAGATTGCTGGCAGGATATGCAGATCCTGCTGGCCGCTATGGGAATCGAGCTGCCTGGGAAGGACAAGGGCTAG
- a CDS encoding transcriptional regulator gives MSYVPHAPAPAATDLPQDLANLRSQIESLPLEIREQLAPALSRVIESTQRRRRILAMVQDALGQLRLDMKYLMFDLEATRRERDDYRHRLEQS, from the coding sequence ATGAGTTACGTCCCACACGCTCCGGCACCCGCGGCGACCGACCTTCCGCAGGACCTCGCCAATCTGCGCTCGCAGATCGAGAGCCTGCCCCTGGAAATCCGCGAGCAATTGGCTCCGGCCCTGTCGCGGGTCATCGAAAGCACCCAGCGCCGCCGCCGCATCCTGGCGATGGTCCAAGACGCCCTTGGCCAATTACGCCTGGATATGAAGTACCTGATGTTCGACCTCGAAGCCACGCGTCGCGAGCGCGACGACTACCGCCATCGCTTGGAACAGAGTTAG
- the mtnA gene encoding S-methyl-5-thioribose-1-phosphate isomerase yields the protein MPVHEQHAALATLHWIGETDGHLKLIDQTLLPLELCEIDCRDVETVFEAIRSLRVRGAPAIGVAAAYGMVIGAQQAAAGHADQFFEALNFAAERLATSRPTAVNLFWAIERMRRVADDARIESLSPADTMARLLAEARAIHEEDRAMCRAIGRFGQELLEDGQGVLTHCNAGGLATSDYGTALALFFAAQEAGKRLHVYADETRPLLQGARLTAWELHNRGIAVTLICDSMAAQVMREGRVQAVVTGADRIAANGDTANKIGTYGVALLAAAHDIPFYVAAPTNTFDLSLSEGSQIPIEERSAIEITHGFGRQTAPEGVKVYNPAFDVTPARLIKAIVCERGVIEPVTRETIASIVG from the coding sequence ATGCCGGTGCATGAACAACATGCCGCGCTCGCGACGCTGCACTGGATCGGCGAGACCGACGGTCATTTGAAGCTGATCGACCAGACGCTGCTGCCCCTTGAGCTTTGCGAAATCGACTGCCGTGACGTCGAGACCGTGTTCGAGGCGATTCGTTCGCTGCGAGTACGCGGCGCGCCGGCGATAGGTGTTGCCGCGGCGTACGGAATGGTCATTGGCGCGCAACAGGCCGCCGCCGGCCATGCAGACCAGTTCTTCGAAGCCTTGAACTTTGCCGCCGAGCGCCTGGCCACCAGCCGGCCGACGGCGGTGAATCTGTTCTGGGCCATCGAACGTATGCGCCGCGTGGCGGATGACGCGCGCATTGAATCCCTCTCGCCGGCTGACACGATGGCGCGCTTGCTGGCCGAAGCCCGCGCGATTCACGAAGAGGATCGGGCCATGTGCCGGGCCATCGGCCGCTTCGGCCAGGAACTGCTCGAAGACGGTCAGGGCGTGCTCACGCACTGCAACGCCGGCGGTCTGGCCACGAGCGACTACGGCACGGCGCTCGCGTTATTCTTCGCTGCGCAGGAAGCAGGCAAACGCTTGCACGTGTACGCTGATGAGACGCGCCCGCTCCTGCAAGGGGCCCGTCTGACGGCGTGGGAGCTGCACAACCGCGGCATCGCCGTCACTTTGATCTGCGATTCGATGGCCGCTCAAGTCATGCGCGAAGGACGCGTGCAGGCGGTCGTGACCGGCGCGGACCGGATCGCCGCCAACGGCGATACGGCAAACAAGATCGGCACCTACGGCGTGGCGCTTTTGGCCGCGGCACACGATATTCCGTTCTATGTCGCGGCACCGACCAACACCTTCGACCTGTCACTGTCCGAAGGGAGCCAGATTCCGATCGAAGAGCGCAGCGCGATTGAAATCACCCACGGCTTCGGCCGGCAGACCGCGCCCGAGGGGGTGAAGGTCTATAACCCGGCGTTCGACGTGACCCCGGCGCGGCTCATCAAAGCCATCGTCTGCGAGCGCGGCGTGATCGAACCAGTGACGCGCGAAACCATTGCGTCGATCGTCGGGTAA
- a CDS encoding ABC transporter permease subunit — protein sequence MFNKALWRKAIGDARLLLLFLTALLFGFNWLFVYLSSLIELGPLAVFLQTLPPAFEKLGGVPFASVATPVGRISAAYVDPVVLFATTIWAVGRGSDAVSGEIGRGTMEMLIAQPVRRLSVLATQALVTTLGSAVLATAVLVGTGMGLATVSLGEPVDWHAFVPGAVNLFAMMFFLSGVSTVLSSADNYRWRTIGLVGGFYVVQLVFKVIGRLVDGFSWLMYCTFATACEPQALVIDFDQAWSQSLRYDGVLIGIGLACYAVAAAIFCHRDLPAPL from the coding sequence ATGTTCAACAAGGCCCTGTGGCGCAAAGCGATCGGCGATGCGCGGCTGTTGCTTTTGTTTCTGACGGCTCTTTTGTTTGGATTCAACTGGCTGTTCGTGTACTTGTCGAGCTTGATTGAGTTGGGGCCGTTGGCCGTTTTCCTGCAGACGCTGCCGCCGGCGTTCGAAAAGCTGGGGGGAGTTCCTTTTGCTAGCGTGGCCACGCCCGTCGGTCGCATCTCGGCGGCCTATGTCGATCCGGTCGTATTGTTTGCGACCACGATCTGGGCCGTAGGGCGTGGATCGGACGCGGTCAGCGGCGAAATTGGGCGCGGCACGATGGAGATGCTGATCGCGCAGCCGGTGCGCCGCTTATCGGTCCTAGCGACACAGGCGCTCGTCACCACGCTCGGCTCGGCCGTCCTGGCCACGGCAGTGCTGGTGGGAACCGGCATGGGTTTGGCCACGGTGTCGCTCGGAGAGCCCGTCGACTGGCATGCGTTCGTGCCCGGCGCCGTGAACCTGTTCGCCATGATGTTCTTCCTGTCGGGCGTGAGCACGGTGTTGTCATCTGCGGATAATTACCGCTGGCGCACGATCGGCCTGGTCGGCGGTTTCTACGTCGTACAGTTGGTATTCAAGGTCATTGGCCGCCTGGTGGACGGGTTTTCGTGGCTGATGTACTGCACGTTCGCCACGGCGTGCGAGCCCCAGGCATTGGTGATCGATTTCGACCAGGCATGGTCCCAATCGCTTCGTTATGACGGGGTGCTGATCGGCATCGGTCTGGCCTGTTATGCCGTGGCCGCGGCGATCTTCTGTCACCGCGATTTACCAGCGCCGCTATAA
- the ald gene encoding alanine dehydrogenase — MIVGVPKEIKRDEYRVALLPVGVEELTRANHQVLVEKGAGLGSGIPDDRYVEQGATMIDGPAELFAAADMIMKVKEPLPAEWPLLRRGQIVFTYFHFAADRKLTEAVLASGCTAVAYETLRDDAGRLPLLTPMSEVAGRMSIQEGAKYLERPQMGRGILLGGVPGVAPANITILGGGVVGANAAKVAAGFGANIGLLDINMERLRYLDDIMPANVDCLFSDRHTIRDQLSRADLVIGAVLIPGARAPMLIEENDLKLMQPGSVIIDVAIDQGGCVGTSRPTTHSEPTFVVEGVVHYCVTNMPGAVGRTSTYALCNVTLPWALLIARHGISEAAHRFAPIARAINITDGVVTNRAVADTFGFELDLRYDR; from the coding sequence TTGATCGTCGGCGTGCCCAAGGAAATCAAACGCGACGAATATCGCGTGGCGCTGTTGCCCGTCGGCGTCGAAGAGTTAACCCGCGCCAACCATCAGGTGCTGGTCGAAAAGGGCGCGGGCCTGGGCTCGGGCATCCCTGACGATCGCTATGTCGAACAAGGCGCCACGATGATCGACGGCCCGGCGGAGCTGTTCGCCGCGGCCGACATGATCATGAAGGTGAAGGAGCCGCTACCGGCCGAATGGCCGTTGTTGCGGCGCGGTCAGATTGTCTTCACCTATTTTCATTTCGCCGCGGATCGCAAATTGACCGAAGCGGTGCTGGCCAGCGGATGCACCGCCGTGGCGTACGAAACGCTGCGCGACGATGCAGGCCGGCTGCCACTTTTGACGCCGATGAGCGAAGTCGCCGGCCGCATGAGCATTCAAGAGGGGGCCAAATACCTCGAACGCCCGCAAATGGGACGAGGCATTCTGCTCGGCGGCGTGCCTGGCGTGGCGCCGGCCAATATCACGATACTCGGCGGCGGCGTCGTCGGGGCGAACGCCGCCAAGGTGGCCGCAGGATTCGGCGCGAATATCGGCCTCTTGGACATCAACATGGAGCGGTTGCGATATCTCGACGACATCATGCCCGCCAACGTCGACTGTTTGTTCAGCGATCGCCACACGATTCGCGACCAACTGTCGCGTGCCGACCTGGTGATCGGCGCCGTGCTGATTCCCGGCGCCCGCGCCCCCATGCTCATCGAAGAGAACGATCTAAAACTAATGCAACCGGGCAGTGTGATCATCGATGTGGCGATCGATCAGGGAGGTTGCGTCGGTACCAGCCGACCAACGACGCATAGCGAGCCGACGTTCGTCGTCGAGGGCGTCGTCCATTATTGCGTCACCAACATGCCAGGCGCCGTCGGCCGCACGAGCACCTATGCCCTGTGCAACGTCACGCTTCCGTGGGCCCTGCTGATCGCGCGGCATGGCATCAGCGAGGCGGCACACCGCTTCGCGCCGATCGCCCGGGCCATCAATATCACCGACGGCGTGGTCACCAACCGCGCCGTGGCCGACACGTTTGGGTTCGAGTTGGATCTGCGCTACGACCGCTGA
- a CDS encoding serine/threonine-protein kinase, translated as MAEQTAESIAQRAFDLNLLSDRQLQEIWGEFGRRNVTVDEFVQLLLRRELMTNFQLERLLKGERGGYFYGDYKVLYIVAGGSFARVYRAVHKDTGKVVALKVLRRRFSDIAAQTEQFYREGLMGVSLRHPNIVPIYEAVSKGNQHYLVMEFVEGGNLRDFMKVRKKFSPIEATKVAVDIAAGLDYAYQRGISHRDLKLTNVLLSSRGQAKLVDFGLAGADEKIADESITGEGINARTIDYAGLERATGVRKDDARSDIYFIGCIYYHMLSGQPALQETRDRIQRLSKSRFTSVVPIHQACPGIPRVVATVVNKAMSLEPEKRYQTPGMMHADLRQAADRLAAGETEAFSGVEDTGALDAPLTPEEQIKRQREAARYLPDSQRRALLVVESNSQLQDLFRDALKRYGYRVLVISDPKRGVARAEDTNNAIDGVVLSTGHLGDAAVDALIELAGGEQTSKVPVVVLLDDKRKAWRAQIEPHLCEHRVIVSLPIKLREFRDVLFRLVPPVATAET; from the coding sequence ATGGCCGAACAGACCGCTGAATCCATTGCTCAGCGCGCGTTCGACCTGAACTTGTTGTCCGATCGCCAGTTACAAGAAATCTGGGGCGAGTTCGGACGCCGCAACGTTACGGTCGACGAGTTTGTCCAGTTGCTGCTGCGGCGGGAGCTGATGACGAACTTTCAGCTCGAGCGCCTCCTGAAGGGCGAGCGGGGAGGCTATTTCTACGGCGATTACAAAGTGCTGTATATCGTCGCCGGCGGCAGCTTCGCGCGCGTCTATCGCGCGGTTCACAAAGATACGGGCAAAGTCGTGGCGCTGAAGGTCTTGCGCCGCCGCTTCAGCGACATCGCGGCGCAAACCGAACAGTTCTATCGCGAAGGCCTGATGGGCGTCTCGCTGCGGCACCCGAATATCGTGCCGATCTACGAGGCCGTCTCCAAAGGCAACCAGCATTACCTGGTGATGGAATTCGTCGAAGGGGGCAACTTGCGCGACTTCATGAAAGTGCGCAAGAAATTCTCCCCCATCGAAGCCACGAAGGTCGCCGTCGACATCGCCGCCGGCCTCGACTATGCGTATCAGCGCGGCATCTCGCACCGCGATTTGAAGCTGACCAACGTGCTGCTCTCCAGCCGCGGCCAGGCCAAGCTGGTCGACTTCGGCCTGGCCGGTGCCGATGAAAAAATCGCCGACGAATCGATCACCGGGGAAGGAATCAACGCGCGAACCATCGATTATGCCGGGCTGGAACGCGCCACCGGCGTGCGCAAGGATGATGCGCGCAGCGACATCTACTTCATCGGCTGCATTTACTATCACATGCTCTCCGGTCAGCCGGCCTTGCAAGAAACGCGCGATCGCATCCAGCGCTTGAGCAAGTCGCGGTTTACCAGCGTGGTGCCGATCCACCAAGCTTGCCCCGGCATCCCACGCGTGGTGGCAACCGTGGTCAATAAAGCGATGAGCCTCGAACCGGAAAAGCGCTACCAGACTCCCGGCATGATGCACGCCGACCTCAGGCAGGCGGCCGATCGGCTGGCGGCCGGCGAGACCGAGGCCTTCAGCGGCGTCGAAGACACCGGCGCCCTTGACGCGCCGCTGACGCCCGAAGAGCAGATCAAACGCCAGCGCGAGGCTGCCCGCTATCTGCCCGACAGCCAGCGCCGGGCGCTGTTGGTGGTCGAGTCCAACTCGCAATTGCAGGACTTGTTTCGCGACGCCCTGAAGCGTTACGGCTATCGAGTCCTGGTGATCAGCGACCCGAAGCGCGGTGTGGCCCGCGCCGAGGACACCAACAACGCGATCGACGGCGTGGTGCTCAGCACGGGGCACCTGGGCGATGCCGCCGTCGATGCCTTGATCGAACTGGCCGGCGGCGAACAGACCAGCAAGGTGCCTGTCGTGGTGCTGCTGGACGACAAGCGCAAGGCGTGGCGCGCGCAGATCGAGCCGCACTTGTGCGAGCACCGCGTGATCGTGTCGCTGCCGATCAAGCTGCGCGAATTTCGCGACGTGCTGTTTCGCCTGGTGCCGCCCGTGGCGACGGCCGAGACTTAG
- the der gene encoding ribosome biogenesis GTPase Der — translation MGIPQVVIVGRPNVGKSSLFNWLVGKRLAIVDNMAGVTRDRMSFLMCVENRYFELVDTGGMGVEDADNLTADIEQQIETALESASVVLFVVDSRTGVAPLDQEVSKRLRYVDVPILCVANKTDAPSMDNLADEFYRLGRGKIIAVSAKENRGRQELLDAIVERLPEESSLAPPPEEAIMKVAIVGRRNTGKSTFVNSLAQAERMIVSEVPGTTRDSVDVRFELDGKAFIAIDTPGLRRRKSITTDIDFYSTHRAQRSIRRADMVFLFFDATQPISKVDKQLGDYISENYKPCVFVVNKWDLLVGSMPTEKWVTYLRDTFRIMWHVPIAFITGQTGKNVKALLNHGQALFKQSQERVSTAELNKLVRAAVEANPPPLAQQRRPKIYYGTQVGIQPPTIVLFCNEPRLFKTPYRRYLLGVFRDHLPFAEVPIKLYLRRSEEGSGEGSSGADEEFDASAAQED, via the coding sequence ATGGGTATCCCGCAGGTCGTTATCGTCGGACGCCCCAACGTGGGCAAGTCGAGCCTTTTCAATTGGCTCGTCGGCAAGCGGCTGGCCATTGTCGACAACATGGCCGGCGTCACGCGCGACCGCATGAGCTTCCTGATGTGCGTCGAAAACCGCTACTTCGAGCTGGTCGATACCGGCGGGATGGGCGTCGAGGACGCCGACAATCTCACGGCCGACATCGAGCAACAGATCGAGACGGCGCTCGAATCAGCCAGCGTGGTTCTCTTCGTCGTCGACTCGCGGACGGGGGTCGCGCCGCTGGATCAAGAGGTCTCCAAACGGCTGCGCTACGTCGACGTGCCGATTTTGTGCGTGGCCAATAAGACCGACGCCCCCAGCATGGACAACCTGGCCGACGAGTTTTATCGCCTCGGTCGCGGCAAAATCATCGCCGTGAGCGCCAAGGAGAATCGCGGCCGGCAGGAATTGCTCGACGCCATCGTCGAACGCTTGCCTGAGGAAAGCTCGCTGGCGCCGCCGCCGGAAGAAGCGATCATGAAGGTGGCCATCGTCGGCCGCCGCAACACCGGCAAGAGCACCTTCGTGAATTCGCTGGCGCAGGCCGAACGGATGATCGTCAGCGAGGTGCCCGGCACCACGCGCGACAGCGTGGACGTGCGCTTCGAGCTCGATGGCAAGGCTTTCATCGCCATCGATACGCCCGGACTGCGCCGCCGCAAGAGCATCACGACCGACATCGATTTCTACAGTACCCACCGGGCGCAGCGCAGCATTCGTCGCGCGGACATGGTGTTCTTGTTCTTCGACGCCACGCAACCGATCAGCAAGGTCGACAAGCAACTCGGCGACTACATCAGCGAGAATTACAAGCCGTGCGTGTTCGTGGTGAACAAGTGGGACCTGCTGGTGGGCAGCATGCCCACCGAAAAATGGGTAACCTATTTGCGCGACACATTCCGTATCATGTGGCACGTGCCGATCGCCTTCATCACGGGCCAGACGGGCAAGAACGTCAAGGCACTGTTGAACCACGGCCAGGCGTTGTTCAAGCAGTCGCAGGAGCGCGTCTCGACGGCCGAGCTGAACAAGCTGGTGCGTGCGGCCGTGGAGGCGAATCCTCCGCCGCTGGCACAGCAGCGCCGACCAAAGATCTATTACGGCACACAAGTGGGCATTCAGCCGCCGACGATCGTGCTGTTCTGCAATGAGCCTCGCCTGTTCAAGACCCCCTATCGCCGTTACCTGCTGGGTGTGTTCCGCGATCACCTGCCGTTCGCCGAAGTGCCGATCAAGCTCTATTTGCGCCGCAGCGAAGAAGGGAGCGGCGAAGGCAGCAGCGGCGCGGACGAGGAATTCGACGCCAGTGCCGCGCAGGAAGATTGA